From Sphingomonas nostoxanthinifaciens, a single genomic window includes:
- a CDS encoding PilZ domain-containing protein, whose translation MNKASGKNEARRAERREANAASTLRTEGAAPLDVVVLDLSATGLRIVTNADLAIGQEVSIGLAGAGATRAFVAWRRDSQYGCAFTQPLSAEDEARAFSNSTPIALGRPAAPAAATPNGAESLEDLVRQHRHWAIPGDALFGILAYIVAAVLAVRMLLG comes from the coding sequence GTGAACAAAGCGTCGGGAAAGAACGAGGCACGCCGGGCCGAACGGCGCGAGGCGAACGCCGCGAGCACGTTGCGCACCGAAGGCGCGGCACCGCTCGACGTGGTCGTCCTCGATCTGTCGGCCACCGGCCTCCGCATCGTCACCAACGCTGATCTCGCCATCGGGCAGGAGGTCAGCATCGGCCTCGCCGGCGCGGGTGCGACCCGTGCGTTCGTCGCATGGCGGCGCGACAGCCAATATGGCTGCGCCTTCACCCAGCCGCTGTCGGCCGAGGATGAGGCACGCGCTTTCTCGAACTCGACGCCGATCGCGCTGGGCCGCCCGGCTGCACCGGCCGCGGCAACGCCCAACGGCGCCGAGAGCCTCGAAGATCTCGTCCGGCAGCATCGGCACTGGGCAATTCCGGGCGACGCGCTGTTCGGCATTCTCGCTTATATCGTCGCAGCGGTGCTTGCGGTGCGCATGCTGCTCGGCTGA
- a CDS encoding retroviral-like aspartic protease family protein: MKMMIARALSLAVLLASMQGRATGETPPAAARPTISPATLDDTLNVSGDPIAARGDNRRLAIAVSIGGQGPFRFLVDSGADRTVVGAALAQRIGLPPEGNVVLNSIAGRSVVDTVRMEGLRVGDSTIPLVIAPSLPEAWLGAQGIVGIDALAEQKLMLDFEQRSVTIEPKRREVPVGDDEIVVVARRRHGQLLLTEVAVGGIDLLAIIDSGSEITVGNQALLERVSRLRHPPTATPIRITSVTGQSVEASLIVLPRLRIGRLELLAVPVAFADVPPFALFGVADRPALLLGTDTLAAFRRVSLDFARRRVRFQMRG, encoded by the coding sequence ATGAAAATGATGATCGCCCGCGCGCTGTCGCTGGCGGTGCTGCTGGCCTCGATGCAGGGGCGGGCGACAGGCGAAACACCCCCGGCTGCCGCCCGGCCGACCATCTCGCCGGCGACCCTCGACGATACGCTGAACGTCAGCGGCGACCCGATCGCCGCGCGCGGGGACAATCGCCGCCTCGCCATCGCCGTGTCGATCGGCGGGCAGGGGCCGTTCCGGTTCCTGGTCGACAGCGGCGCGGATCGCACGGTGGTGGGGGCTGCGCTCGCCCAGCGGATCGGCCTGCCGCCCGAGGGGAATGTGGTGCTCAACAGCATCGCCGGCCGCAGCGTGGTCGATACGGTGCGGATGGAGGGGTTGCGGGTGGGCGACAGCACCATCCCGCTCGTAATCGCGCCGAGCCTGCCCGAAGCGTGGCTGGGGGCGCAGGGCATCGTCGGGATCGACGCGCTGGCCGAGCAGAAACTGATGCTCGATTTCGAGCAGCGCAGCGTCACGATCGAGCCAAAGCGCCGCGAGGTGCCCGTGGGTGACGACGAGATCGTCGTGGTCGCACGGCGCCGGCATGGCCAGCTGCTGCTGACCGAGGTGGCGGTCGGCGGGATCGACCTGCTGGCGATCATCGACTCGGGTTCGGAGATCACCGTGGGCAATCAGGCGCTGCTGGAGCGCGTCAGCCGGCTGCGCCATCCGCCGACGGCGACGCCGATCCGCATCACCAGCGTCACCGGACAGTCGGTCGAGGCGAGCCTGATCGTGCTGCCGCGACTGCGCATCGGGAGGCTCGAATTGCTCGCAGTGCCGGTCGCCTTTGCCGACGTGCCGCCGTTCGCTCTGTTCGGCGTGGCCGATCGGCCGGCCTTGCTGCTCGGCACCGACACGCTGGCGGCGTTCCGGCGCGTCTCGCTCGATTTCGCGCGGCGTCGGGTCCGCTTTCAGATGCGCGGTTAG
- the hpnD gene encoding presqualene diphosphate synthase HpnD gives MRVLPPAEREAMYAIYAFCREVDDIADDQAGERADRAVALDQWRADIADLYDGGSGGKAAYLSEAVRRFGCLQVDFNAVIDGMAMDVARDIRWPQHRELDLYCDRVASAVGRLSVRVFGMEEQPGLALSHHLGRALQLTNILRDIDEDAAIGRVYLPREAIETAGIRVGDIAKVIDDPRIDQVAQGLAAEARVHFAQAQAILDRRPRGHLIAPRLMAGAYAMLLRRMVAKGWTPPRSRVGHNKLRLAWLLLRLKLSR, from the coding sequence ATGCGCGTGCTGCCGCCGGCCGAGCGCGAGGCGATGTACGCCATCTATGCTTTCTGTCGCGAGGTCGACGACATCGCTGACGATCAGGCAGGCGAGCGCGCGGATCGCGCGGTCGCGCTCGACCAGTGGCGCGCCGACATTGCCGATCTCTATGACGGCGGCAGCGGCGGCAAGGCGGCCTATCTGTCGGAGGCGGTGCGCCGCTTCGGCTGCCTTCAGGTCGATTTCAACGCGGTGATCGACGGCATGGCGATGGACGTCGCGCGCGACATACGCTGGCCGCAGCATCGCGAGCTGGATCTCTATTGCGATCGCGTGGCGAGCGCGGTCGGCCGGTTGTCGGTGCGCGTGTTCGGCATGGAGGAGCAGCCGGGGCTGGCGCTGTCGCACCATCTCGGTCGCGCGCTCCAGCTCACCAACATCCTGCGCGATATCGACGAGGATGCCGCGATCGGGCGCGTCTACCTGCCGCGCGAGGCGATCGAGACGGCGGGTATCCGCGTTGGCGACATCGCCAAGGTGATCGACGATCCGCGCATCGATCAGGTCGCGCAGGGCCTTGCCGCCGAGGCGCGCGTCCACTTCGCGCAGGCACAGGCGATCCTCGACCGGCGCCCGCGCGGCCATCTGATCGCACCGCGGCTGATGGCCGGCGCCTACGCCATGCTGCTGCGGCGGATGGTGGCGAAGGGCTGGACGCCGCCGCGCAGCCGGGTGGGGCACAACAAGCTGCGGCTTGCCTGGCTGCTATTGCGCCTGAAGCTGTCGCGATGA
- a CDS encoding beta-L-arabinofuranosidase domain-containing protein, protein MVDRRTFLAGVGAFAAAGGVARGAAPAGVRAKPLDEVDYADVVLLDGRARRQAEATLNALMAMDEAALLRPFRQGAGQTVAAHQFGGWYDWSPSFAPSANMTGFIPGHSFGQYVSALARAYAVTGDAAAKAKADRLVAAFAPTITPDFYKNYPIPAYTYDKIVIGLLDAHRFAGNAQALPLIGRATDAVLPYLPGRAVDRAESEKSPKPNMAFGWDETYTLPENLYLVAAAGGGDRYRAMARQYLLDRTYFEPLAAGRNVLAGRHAYSHVNAMASAMQSYLVDGGVTHFLAARNGMDFVVQQSFATGGWGPNEAFVEADSPGLGHSLETTHRSFEAPCGCYGHFKVARYLMRATGDSRHGDAVERLFYNAALGLLPLQPNGAAFYYADYNELGAKTYYEYACPCCSGSIGQLTADYGKTAYLRDDEGLYVNLYTPSKATWRRRGEPALVLTQTGSYPLTDDVAMSVAAPRPVTMALRLRIPAWAGPATRVSVNGRAVAGVTPGRFLTIAREWRAGDTIALAIDRPLYTKAVDAHAADHVALMQGPLAMFGTGDRHALLTRAELASLRQDAPGGTDWSLQGGTGRQSFKPYFAIHPGEVTRLYQRVADPVRA, encoded by the coding sequence ATGGTTGATCGGCGGACATTCTTGGCGGGCGTGGGCGCGTTCGCCGCTGCCGGGGGCGTCGCCCGCGGCGCGGCACCCGCCGGCGTGCGGGCGAAGCCGCTCGATGAGGTCGATTATGCCGACGTCGTGCTGCTCGACGGGCGTGCGCGGCGGCAGGCGGAGGCGACGCTGAACGCGCTGATGGCGATGGACGAGGCTGCGCTGCTGCGCCCGTTCCGGCAGGGGGCCGGGCAGACGGTCGCGGCGCATCAATTCGGCGGCTGGTATGACTGGAGCCCCAGCTTCGCCCCGTCCGCCAACATGACCGGGTTCATCCCCGGTCACAGCTTCGGCCAATATGTCTCCGCACTGGCGCGTGCTTATGCGGTCACCGGCGACGCCGCCGCCAAGGCCAAGGCGGATCGGCTGGTGGCCGCGTTCGCGCCGACGATCACGCCCGATTTCTACAAGAACTACCCGATCCCGGCCTACACCTACGACAAGATCGTGATCGGCCTGCTCGACGCGCATCGCTTCGCCGGCAACGCGCAGGCGCTGCCGCTGATCGGCCGCGCGACCGATGCGGTGCTGCCCTATCTGCCCGGCCGCGCGGTCGATCGCGCCGAGAGCGAGAAGTCGCCCAAGCCCAACATGGCGTTCGGCTGGGACGAGACCTACACGTTGCCCGAGAACCTCTATCTGGTCGCGGCGGCGGGCGGGGGCGACCGCTATCGCGCGATGGCGCGGCAATATCTGCTCGACCGCACCTATTTCGAGCCGCTCGCCGCCGGCCGCAACGTGCTCGCCGGGCGCCACGCCTATAGCCACGTCAATGCGATGGCGTCGGCGATGCAATCCTATCTGGTCGACGGCGGCGTGACGCATTTCCTCGCTGCGCGCAACGGCATGGATTTCGTCGTCCAGCAGAGCTTCGCCACCGGCGGCTGGGGGCCGAACGAGGCGTTCGTCGAGGCGGATTCGCCCGGCCTCGGCCACAGCCTCGAGACGACGCATCGCAGCTTCGAGGCGCCGTGCGGCTGCTACGGCCATTTCAAGGTCGCGCGCTATCTGATGCGCGCCACCGGCGACAGCCGCCATGGCGATGCGGTCGAGCGACTGTTCTACAATGCGGCGCTGGGGCTGTTGCCGCTGCAGCCGAACGGCGCAGCTTTCTATTATGCCGATTACAACGAGCTCGGCGCCAAGACGTATTACGAATATGCCTGCCCGTGCTGCTCGGGCTCGATCGGGCAGTTGACCGCCGATTACGGCAAGACCGCTTACCTGCGCGACGACGAGGGGCTGTACGTCAACCTCTACACGCCGTCGAAGGCGACGTGGCGGCGGCGCGGCGAGCCGGCATTGGTGCTGACGCAGACCGGCAGCTACCCGCTGACCGACGACGTGGCGATGAGCGTCGCCGCGCCGCGCCCGGTGACGATGGCGCTGCGGCTGCGCATCCCCGCCTGGGCCGGGCCGGCGACGCGGGTCAGTGTCAATGGCCGCGCGGTTGCGGGCGTGACACCGGGGCGGTTCCTGACGATCGCGCGCGAGTGGCGCGCGGGCGATACGATCGCGCTCGCCATCGATCGGCCCCTCTACACCAAGGCGGTCGACGCGCATGCCGCCGATCATGTTGCGCTGATGCAGGGGCCGCTCGCTATGTTCGGCACCGGCGACCGTCACGCGCTGCTGACCCGCGCCGAGCTTGCCTCGCTGCGCCAGGATGCGCCGGGCGGCACCGACTGGAGCCTGCAGGGCGGCACGGGCCGGCAGTCCTTCAAGCCTTACTTTGCGATCCACCCCGGCGAGGTGACGCGGCTGTATCAGCGCGTCGCCGATCCGGTCCGCGCCTGA
- a CDS encoding NUDIX hydrolase produces the protein MSSPSSAPVETMWEGRFITVRRQGTWEYVGRARSIHAAVILAVIDGDVLLVEQYRVPLGGPSLELPAGLVGDNEAGEAIEIAAARELEEETGYRAAEIEILGRFASSPGMVSETFTLVRATGLTKVSDGGGEEGENITVHRVPLAQIEAFVAEKRAAGLFMDVKLLTLLGSALLGVRI, from the coding sequence ATGAGCTCACCATCAAGCGCCCCCGTCGAGACCATGTGGGAAGGTCGCTTCATCACCGTGCGCCGGCAGGGCACGTGGGAATATGTCGGCCGCGCGCGCAGTATCCACGCCGCCGTGATCCTGGCGGTGATCGACGGCGACGTGCTGTTGGTCGAGCAATATCGCGTGCCGTTGGGCGGCCCCTCGCTCGAACTGCCGGCGGGCTTGGTCGGCGACAATGAGGCAGGCGAGGCGATCGAGATCGCCGCCGCACGCGAGCTGGAGGAGGAGACCGGCTATCGCGCGGCCGAGATCGAGATCCTCGGTCGCTTCGCCTCGTCGCCCGGCATGGTCTCCGAGACCTTCACCCTCGTCCGCGCGACCGGCCTCACCAAGGTCAGCGACGGCGGCGGCGAGGAGGGCGAGAACATCACGGTCCACCGCGTGCCGCTCGCGCAGATCGAGGCTTTCGTCGCCGAGAAACGCGCGGCCGGCCTGTTCATGGACGTGAAGCTGCTCACCTTGCTCGGGTCTGCTTTGCTCGGCGTGCGGATTTAA
- the hpnE gene encoding hydroxysqualene dehydroxylase HpnE, translating to MRRAHVIGAGLAGLSAAVRLAERGWKVTVSEAATQAGGRCRSYLDPQLGLTIDNGNHLVLSGNHAVHDYLNTIDAADRLDGPEDARFPFMDLSDGTRWTLHPNAGPIPWWVFAKKRRVPGTKVRDYLPLKRLIGAPDDAEVRDRMPVTGTVWRRLFEPFLVAALNTQAEIGSAALAGAVVGETLAKGGRACRPRIATPSLAAAFVDPALAWLERHGATIRLGRRVRALGIEGGRVTTLTFAEGIEPVGANGVVILATPSWGAAELLPSLTVPDRHHSIVNAHFRVTPPAGADPIVGLVGGTAEWVFAFPDRVSTTTSAADRLDGTDREELARTIWGEVARVHGLKGPMPAWQIVREKRATFSATPEQDAKRPAADATGLANLLLAGDWTRTGLPATIEGAIRSGATAAKMAAQHVPA from the coding sequence ATGAGGCGCGCGCATGTGATCGGGGCGGGGCTGGCCGGGCTCAGCGCGGCCGTGCGCCTGGCGGAGCGCGGCTGGAAGGTGACGGTATCGGAGGCGGCGACACAGGCCGGCGGCCGCTGCCGCTCCTATCTCGATCCGCAGCTCGGCCTGACGATCGACAACGGCAATCATCTGGTGTTGAGCGGCAATCACGCCGTCCACGATTATCTGAACACGATCGACGCCGCCGATCGGCTCGACGGACCGGAGGATGCGCGCTTCCCCTTCATGGACCTGAGCGACGGGACGCGCTGGACGCTCCATCCCAATGCCGGACCGATCCCGTGGTGGGTGTTCGCGAAAAAAAGGCGCGTGCCCGGCACCAAGGTGCGCGACTATCTGCCGCTCAAGCGTCTGATCGGCGCGCCCGACGATGCCGAGGTGCGCGACCGGATGCCGGTGACGGGCACGGTATGGCGGCGGCTGTTCGAGCCGTTCCTCGTCGCCGCGCTCAACACGCAGGCCGAGATCGGGTCGGCCGCGCTCGCCGGCGCGGTGGTGGGGGAGACGCTTGCCAAGGGCGGGCGCGCCTGCCGCCCGCGCATCGCCACGCCCAGCCTCGCCGCCGCGTTCGTCGATCCGGCGCTGGCGTGGCTGGAGCGGCATGGGGCGACCATCCGCCTCGGCCGGCGCGTGCGCGCGCTGGGGATCGAGGGCGGCCGCGTGACCACGCTGACCTTCGCCGAGGGGATCGAGCCGGTCGGCGCGAACGGCGTCGTGATCCTCGCCACACCGAGCTGGGGCGCGGCCGAATTGCTGCCGAGCCTGACCGTGCCCGACCGCCACCATTCGATCGTCAACGCGCATTTCCGCGTGACGCCGCCCGCCGGCGCCGATCCGATCGTCGGCCTCGTCGGCGGCACGGCGGAATGGGTGTTCGCTTTCCCCGATCGCGTCTCGACCACGACCAGCGCTGCCGACCGCCTCGACGGCACCGATCGCGAGGAGCTCGCGCGCACGATCTGGGGCGAGGTGGCGCGGGTCCATGGCCTCAAGGGGCCGATGCCCGCGTGGCAGATCGTGCGCGAAAAGCGCGCGACCTTCTCCGCCACGCCCGAGCAGGATGCGAAGCGCCCGGCGGCCGATGCGACGGGGCTTGCCAACCTGCTGCTCGCGGGCGACTGGACACGCACCGGCCTCCCGGCGACGATCGAGGGAGCGATCCGTTCGGGAGCGACCGCAGCGAAGATGGCAGCGCAGCATGTACCGGCCTGA
- a CDS encoding cryptochrome/photolyase family protein — translation MSDTPTLVWLRQDLRLADQAAFAAAAREGPVVAVYVLDDAAPGHWAIGGAQRWWLHHSLAALTAELADHGVPLVLKRGDAAREVAALAERLGTQRVHALHHYEPWWQAAERTLAKHVDLALHDGTRLVPPDRVRTGAGGRFRMFTPFWKALHEQMPPPKPHPVPRGLRGPKDHVAGDRLESWDLLPAKPDWATGFADWRPGEHGAKLRLDNFDAAEIAAYDHDRNLPAEEGTSRLSPHLHMGEISPAAVWHHCAGKRDATAYLRELAWRDFTGNVIDQRADYGDANGRAAYDDFPWRHGTSADRDFTAWTKGRTGYPIVDAGMRQLWATGWMHNRVRMIAASFVIKHLLIDWRRGAHWYWDTLVDADYGNNSVNWQWVAGTGADSSPFGRIMAPLVQSAKFDAADYIREWVPELAGLDDASIHDPHGEGRAPDGYPAPLIGHREARERALAASRKV, via the coding sequence ATGTCCGATACACCCACGCTCGTCTGGCTGCGCCAGGATCTCCGCCTCGCCGATCAAGCTGCGTTCGCCGCGGCTGCGCGCGAGGGGCCGGTGGTCGCCGTCTATGTGCTCGACGATGCCGCGCCGGGCCATTGGGCGATCGGCGGTGCGCAGCGCTGGTGGCTTCACCACAGCCTCGCGGCGCTGACGGCGGAGCTGGCGGATCATGGCGTGCCGCTCGTGCTGAAGCGTGGCGACGCCGCGCGCGAGGTTGCGGCGCTCGCCGAGCGGCTCGGCACGCAAAGGGTGCATGCGCTGCACCATTACGAGCCGTGGTGGCAGGCGGCCGAGCGCACGCTCGCGAAGCATGTCGATCTGGCGCTGCATGACGGCACGCGGCTGGTGCCGCCGGATCGCGTCAGGACGGGGGCGGGCGGCCGCTTCCGCATGTTCACGCCGTTCTGGAAGGCGTTGCACGAACAGATGCCGCCGCCCAAGCCCCACCCGGTGCCGCGCGGATTGCGCGGGCCGAAAGACCATGTCGCGGGAGACCGTTTGGAAAGCTGGGATCTGTTGCCGGCCAAGCCCGACTGGGCGACCGGCTTCGCCGACTGGCGGCCGGGTGAGCATGGCGCGAAGCTGCGCCTCGACAATTTCGACGCGGCGGAAATCGCCGCCTACGACCATGACCGCAACCTGCCGGCCGAGGAGGGCACGTCGCGTCTGTCGCCGCACCTGCACATGGGCGAGATCTCCCCCGCCGCGGTCTGGCATCATTGCGCGGGCAAGCGCGACGCGACCGCTTACCTGCGCGAGCTGGCGTGGCGGGACTTCACCGGCAACGTGATCGATCAGCGCGCGGATTATGGCGATGCCAATGGCCGCGCCGCGTACGACGATTTTCCGTGGCGCCACGGCACGTCCGCCGATCGCGACTTCACCGCGTGGACCAAGGGGCGCACCGGTTATCCGATCGTCGATGCGGGCATGCGTCAATTGTGGGCGACCGGCTGGATGCACAATCGGGTGCGGATGATCGCCGCCTCGTTCGTCATCAAGCATCTGCTGATCGACTGGCGCCGCGGTGCGCATTGGTATTGGGATACGCTGGTCGACGCCGATTATGGCAATAACAGCGTCAACTGGCAGTGGGTCGCCGGCACCGGCGCCGATTCCAGCCCGTTCGGGCGGATCATGGCGCCGCTCGTCCAGTCGGCCAAGTTCGACGCCGCCGATTACATCCGCGAATGGGTTCCCGAACTGGCGGGGCTCGACGATGCGTCGATCCACGATCCGCACGGCGAGGGCCGTGCGCCCGACGGCTATCCCGCGCCGCTGATCGGTCATCGCGAGGCGCGCGAGCGGGCATTGGCGGCGTCGCGCAAAGTCTGA
- a CDS encoding phosphorylase family protein: protein MSPIIVATGFNREAAIVAGPGIVTVAGGGNAAGLEQKLQAAVARGAAGIASFGLTGGLADGLAIGDWVVGDAIAGAIDLACDPHWRDALAARLPGARVGTFFADGRMIDTVAEKRALGRRHTALAVDMESHIAARVAQAHGLPFAIVRIISDEVDHLLPHAITVSMRPDGGIDAAAMAKSLAARPAQIADVVRTTRLFARGFRGLKQGAARIGPRMAFPG from the coding sequence GTGAGCCCGATCATCGTCGCGACCGGCTTCAACCGCGAGGCGGCGATCGTCGCCGGGCCGGGCATCGTCACCGTCGCGGGTGGGGGCAATGCGGCGGGGCTCGAGCAGAAATTGCAGGCGGCGGTCGCGCGGGGTGCGGCCGGCATTGCCAGCTTCGGGCTGACTGGTGGCCTCGCCGACGGCCTCGCGATCGGCGACTGGGTGGTGGGTGACGCAATCGCCGGCGCGATCGACCTCGCCTGCGATCCGCACTGGCGCGATGCGCTGGCGGCGCGGCTGCCCGGCGCGCGCGTCGGCACCTTCTTCGCCGACGGCCGCATGATCGATACCGTGGCGGAAAAGCGCGCGCTCGGCCGCCGCCACACCGCGCTGGCGGTCGATATGGAGAGCCACATCGCCGCCAGGGTGGCGCAGGCGCATGGCCTGCCCTTCGCCATCGTCCGCATCATCTCGGACGAGGTCGATCACCTGCTGCCGCACGCCATCACCGTCAGCATGCGCCCCGATGGCGGGATCGATGCCGCGGCGATGGCGAAGAGCCTCGCCGCCCGTCCGGCGCAGATCGCCGACGTGGTGCGCACGACGCGGCTGTTCGCGCGGGGCTTTCGTGGCCTCAAGCAGGGTGCCGCGCGGATCGGGCCGAGGATGGCCTTTCCCGGCTGA
- the shc gene encoding squalene--hopene cyclase, with protein MYRPEPDTAFPDPLSGVEAAIGRASTALGDVQRDDGHWVFELEADCTIPAEYILLRHYLAEPDDLEMEAGIGRYLRRIQADHGGWSLYHGGSFDLSATVKAYYALKMIGDDIDAPHMARARAAVLAAGGAGNANVFTRIQLALYGAGPWSTVPTMPPEIILLPRRFPIHLSKMSYWARTVIVPLLVLQTLRPLARNPRGVKVDELYASGPLAFSRASEGKWLWVNGFKALDVGLKRFERFWPKGLRRRALKACEDFVLERLNGEDGLGAIYPAMANSVMMFDVLGYPDDHPARKLARTSVEKLLVRRADGEIYCQPCVSPVWDTALAAQAMQEVGGQAAEATVTEGLGWLKPLQVLDVKGDWSDVRPDVRPGGWAFQYRNDHYPDLDDTAVVVMTMDQAQRRGIAGDLDEAIARGREWVLGLQSTDGGWGAFEADNAYYYLNDLPFADHGALLDPPTADVTARCVSMLAQLGRPEDSEAIARGVAWLERDQHPEGSWWGRWGVNHVYGTWSVLCALNVAGVDPQTPMVRRAVDWLVSIQNADGGWGESCDSYALDRKGHEHAPSNPSQTGWALLALMAVGEVDAEAVARGVEWLQANQDADGLWGQEDYVGGGFPRVFYLRYHGYPKYFPLWALARYRNLKRGNLRRPTEGM; from the coding sequence ATGTACCGGCCTGAACCCGACACCGCTTTCCCCGATCCGCTGTCGGGGGTGGAGGCGGCGATCGGCCGCGCCTCGACCGCGCTTGGCGATGTGCAGCGCGACGACGGCCATTGGGTGTTCGAGCTGGAGGCGGATTGCACCATCCCCGCCGAATATATCCTGCTGCGCCACTATCTCGCCGAGCCCGACGATCTGGAGATGGAGGCCGGGATCGGCCGCTACCTGCGGCGGATTCAGGCCGATCATGGCGGCTGGAGCCTCTATCATGGCGGCAGCTTCGATCTCTCGGCGACGGTGAAGGCCTATTATGCGCTGAAGATGATCGGCGACGATATCGACGCGCCGCACATGGCGCGCGCGCGGGCGGCGGTGCTGGCGGCCGGCGGCGCGGGCAATGCCAACGTCTTCACCCGCATCCAGCTGGCGCTGTACGGCGCGGGGCCGTGGTCGACCGTGCCGACCATGCCGCCCGAGATCATCCTGCTCCCGCGCCGCTTCCCGATCCACCTGTCTAAAATGTCCTATTGGGCGCGCACGGTGATCGTGCCGTTGCTCGTGCTGCAGACATTGCGTCCGCTCGCGCGCAACCCGCGCGGGGTGAAGGTGGACGAGCTCTACGCGTCGGGGCCGCTCGCTTTCTCCCGCGCGAGCGAGGGCAAGTGGCTGTGGGTCAACGGCTTCAAGGCGCTCGACGTCGGTCTCAAGCGGTTCGAGCGCTTCTGGCCGAAGGGTCTGCGCAGGCGCGCGCTGAAGGCGTGCGAGGATTTCGTGCTGGAGCGGTTGAACGGCGAGGATGGGCTCGGCGCCATTTATCCCGCGATGGCCAACAGCGTGATGATGTTCGACGTGCTCGGCTATCCCGACGATCATCCGGCGCGGAAGCTCGCGCGCACCTCTGTCGAGAAATTGCTCGTCCGCCGCGCGGATGGCGAAATCTATTGCCAGCCCTGCGTCTCGCCGGTGTGGGATACCGCGCTCGCCGCGCAGGCGATGCAGGAGGTCGGCGGCCAGGCGGCCGAGGCGACCGTAACCGAGGGGCTCGGCTGGCTCAAGCCGCTGCAGGTGCTCGACGTGAAGGGCGACTGGTCCGATGTGCGGCCCGACGTGCGTCCGGGCGGCTGGGCGTTCCAGTATCGCAACGACCATTATCCCGATCTCGACGATACCGCCGTGGTCGTGATGACGATGGATCAGGCGCAGCGGCGCGGCATCGCCGGCGATCTGGACGAGGCGATCGCGCGCGGGCGCGAATGGGTGCTCGGCCTGCAGTCGACCGACGGCGGCTGGGGCGCGTTCGAGGCCGACAACGCATATTATTATCTCAACGACCTTCCCTTTGCCGATCATGGCGCGCTGCTCGATCCGCCGACCGCCGACGTCACCGCGCGCTGCGTGTCGATGCTGGCGCAGCTCGGCCGGCCCGAGGATAGCGAGGCGATCGCGCGCGGCGTCGCGTGGCTCGAGCGCGATCAGCATCCCGAGGGCAGCTGGTGGGGGCGCTGGGGCGTGAACCATGTCTATGGCACCTGGTCGGTGCTGTGTGCGCTCAACGTCGCCGGGGTCGATCCGCAGACGCCGATGGTGCGGCGCGCGGTCGACTGGCTGGTGTCGATCCAGAATGCGGATGGCGGCTGGGGCGAGAGTTGCGACAGCTACGCGCTCGACCGCAAAGGCCACGAACATGCGCCGTCCAACCCGTCGCAGACCGGCTGGGCGCTGCTCGCCTTGATGGCGGTGGGCGAGGTCGATGCCGAGGCGGTCGCGCGTGGCGTCGAGTGGCTGCAGGCCAATCAGGACGCGGACGGCCTGTGGGGGCAGGAGGATTATGTCGGCGGTGGTTTCCCGCGCGTCTTCTACCTGCGCTACCACGGCTATCCCAAATATTTCCCGCTGTGGGCGCTCGCCCGCTATCGCAACCTGAAGCGCGGCAATCTCCGCCGACCCACGGAGGGGATGTGA
- the hpnC gene encoding squalene synthase HpnC — protein sequence MTKAANLASGKGHKDENFPVASRLIRPAHRAPIMAYYRFARAADDVSDNMVASADEKLAGLEAMRASLSGESNSEPTAVALRSVCRERGLDPVHGLDLLEAFRRDVTKLRYDDWDDLIDYCRVSAMPVGRFVLDVHGEDRALWPANDALCAALQIINHLQDCGKDYRDLDRVYLPQDMLAAAGARTDELVAPHASPALRSVIVQCAARCQDLLMVSARFAGEIRDARLGMEVAVIQRLAISLAARLRRRDPLAERVVHGKAEALGLAAQAALGRWIGGRS from the coding sequence ATGACGAAGGCTGCCAATCTCGCTTCGGGCAAGGGGCACAAGGACGAGAATTTCCCGGTCGCCTCGCGCCTGATCCGGCCGGCGCATCGCGCGCCGATCATGGCCTATTACCGCTTCGCACGTGCCGCCGATGACGTCTCCGACAATATGGTGGCGAGCGCGGACGAGAAGCTCGCCGGGCTGGAGGCGATGCGCGCCAGCCTGTCCGGCGAGAGCAATTCCGAGCCGACCGCGGTCGCCCTGCGCAGCGTATGTCGCGAGCGCGGGCTCGATCCGGTGCACGGCCTCGATTTGCTGGAGGCGTTCCGCCGCGACGTCACCAAGCTGCGCTACGACGATTGGGACGACCTGATCGATTATTGCCGTGTCTCGGCGATGCCGGTCGGCCGGTTCGTGCTCGACGTGCATGGCGAGGATCGCGCGCTGTGGCCGGCGAACGACGCGTTGTGCGCCGCGTTGCAGATCATCAATCACCTGCAGGATTGCGGGAAGGATTATCGCGATCTCGACCGCGTCTATTTGCCGCAGGACATGCTCGCCGCCGCGGGTGCGCGAACCGACGAACTGGTGGCGCCGCATGCCTCGCCGGCGCTGCGTTCGGTGATCGTCCAGTGCGCCGCACGCTGCCAGGATCTGCTGATGGTCTCGGCGCGCTTCGCGGGGGAAATCCGCGACGCCCGGCTCGGCATGGAGGTGGCGGTGATCCAGCGCCTCGCGATCAGCCTCGCGGCGCGGCTGCGCCGCCGCGATCCGCTGGCGGAACGCGTCGTGCACGGCAAGGCGGAGGCGCTGGGCCTCGCCGCGCAGGCGGCGCTCGGCCGCTGGATCGGCGGCCGATCGTGA